In Simkaniaceae bacterium, a single genomic region encodes these proteins:
- a CDS encoding nucleotidyl transferase AbiEii/AbiGii toxin family protein, producing the protein MNEIHLYLLSKEERALFFRTAAEIMHMPFEIIEKDYWVVWVLERLFSLAKMKSHLTFKGGTSLSKAYGLIDRFSEDIDLSIERRFFGFKAPCDPENAPSKKKQRTILDNLSQACSNYVQTEMLNDLRDAIDAKLGTSSGWRIFCDLEDPDAQTLLFEYPSETSKAGYIRPLVKIEIGARSEHWPVSEHKIQSYAKEALKEKIHESETWVRVLNAERTFWEKATILHQYAHLPEDKKLPPRISRHFYDFFRLLNSEIKEKAIIETALLERVAIHKSIYFASSWANYGTARKKTLKLFPPPRVLKELEKDYHLMEAMFFRKIPDWELILKTIESFEKEFNDVNG; encoded by the coding sequence ATGAATGAAATCCATCTCTACCTTTTATCTAAAGAAGAACGTGCGCTGTTCTTTAGAACAGCAGCAGAGATCATGCACATGCCGTTCGAAATTATTGAGAAAGACTATTGGGTTGTATGGGTTTTGGAAAGACTGTTTTCGTTAGCGAAAATGAAGTCCCATCTTACCTTCAAAGGAGGCACTTCACTTTCAAAAGCATATGGATTAATCGACCGGTTTTCCGAAGATATTGATCTTTCAATTGAAAGAAGATTTTTTGGTTTTAAAGCCCCCTGTGATCCTGAAAATGCGCCTTCCAAAAAGAAGCAACGAACAATTCTAGATAATCTTTCACAAGCTTGCTCTAACTATGTGCAAACTGAGATGTTAAATGATCTGAGAGATGCTATTGATGCAAAGTTAGGAACTTCCAGCGGTTGGAGAATTTTCTGCGACCTAGAAGATCCAGATGCTCAAACACTGCTATTTGAATATCCAAGCGAGACTTCAAAAGCTGGATATATTCGACCGCTTGTGAAAATCGAAATCGGTGCAAGATCAGAACATTGGCCTGTCAGTGAACATAAAATACAGAGCTATGCTAAAGAAGCACTGAAGGAGAAAATTCATGAGTCTGAAACGTGGGTTCGAGTGTTGAATGCTGAACGAACTTTCTGGGAGAAAGCGACAATCCTTCACCAATATGCGCATCTACCGGAAGATAAAAAACTTCCACCGCGAATTTCAAGGCATTTTTATGATTTTTTTCGTTTGCTAAATTCTGAAATCAAAGAAAAAGCAATTATTGAGACAGCTCTACTTGAACGAGTTGCAATCCATAAAAGTATCTACTTTGCATCAAGCTGGGCGAACTATGGAACAGCTCGAAAGAAAACTCTAAAGCTTTTTCCTCCTCCAAGAGTTCTTAAAGAACTTGAAAAGGATTATCATCTGATGGAGGCTATGTTTTTCAGAAAGATCCCAGATTGGGAATTAATTCTAAAAACGATCGAAAGTTTTGAAAAAGAGTTTAATGACGTTAATGGATGA
- a CDS encoding DUF6088 family protein, translating into MGQSIEIAVKNRITDHGRGWCFTSMHFSDLGSDASIRKALSQLQKQSVIRRLAQGVYDYPKTHDLLGLIPPDLNEVAKAIAEKNGVQIQPAGAYAANLVGLSVQVPGRIIFLTEGPSRKVKIGNQEIIFKKATKKVMSSAGTREGLLIQALKNLGKDHIDQVARAQISKFLNGSNEKEVRQNMKFAPAWIRAIVFEIMGFEP; encoded by the coding sequence ATGGGCCAAAGTATTGAAATCGCGGTGAAAAATAGGATTACCGATCACGGCCGGGGGTGGTGTTTTACCTCAATGCACTTTTCAGATCTGGGTAGTGATGCCTCTATTCGCAAGGCTCTCTCACAGCTTCAAAAACAAAGCGTCATTCGGCGGCTTGCACAAGGTGTTTATGACTATCCCAAAACGCATGATTTATTGGGCTTAATCCCTCCAGATTTAAATGAGGTTGCAAAAGCAATTGCGGAAAAAAATGGAGTTCAAATCCAACCAGCTGGGGCTTACGCTGCAAATTTGGTTGGCCTTTCTGTACAGGTTCCCGGTCGAATTATCTTTTTAACTGAAGGTCCCTCAAGGAAAGTCAAAATTGGTAATCAAGAAATCATTTTTAAAAAGGCCACTAAAAAAGTCATGTCTTCTGCCGGAACTAGAGAAGGTCTTCTGATTCAGGCCTTAAAAAATTTAGGAAAAGATCACATTGACCAGGTAGCGCGCGCGCAAATTTCAAAATTTCTCAATGGTTCAAATGAAAAAGAAGTTAGACAAAATATGAAATTTGCTCCTGCGTGGATACGAGCCATTGTTTTTGAAATTATGGGGTTTGAGCCATGA